In a genomic window of Streptomyces katrae:
- a CDS encoding ABC transporter ATP-binding protein, whose amino-acid sequence MDMEVTAWHSLHSAINAQQGDRPPFSPASLRRIAAFARPHRRGLTFFLLLSVVGALLAVATPLLASRIVDAIVQGAKAGGDGDTGEVTRLALLIAVIAVAEAGLGLLTRKLSATLGEGLILDLRRAVFDHVQRMPVAFFTRTRTGALVSRLNNDVIGAQRAFSNTLSGVVSNVVTLLLTLGVMLSISWQITLLALALLPVFVLPARRMGTRMAGMQREASALNAAMGTQMTERFSAPGATLVKLFGRPADESAEFAARAARVRDIGIRTAMAQSAFITALTLVSALALALVYGLGGYYALRGGLEAGSVVALALLLTRLYAPLTALAGARVEVMSAMVSFERVFEILDLKPLIAEKPDARRVPEGPVAVEFDRVSFGYPSPDKVSLASLEEVAVLDARGGTQVLHEVSFRAEPGQMIALVGSSGAGKSTIAQLLPRLYDADAGAVRLGGIDVRDLTADSIRDTLGMVTQDGHLFHESVRANLLLARPGAAEEDLWEALRRSRLDGLVASLPDGLDTVVGERGYRLSGGERQRLTIARLLLARQRVVILDEATAHLDSTSEAAVQEALAEALAGRTAVVIAHRLSTVQAADLILVVEEGRIVERGTHAELLASGGRYEELYRTQFATRGTAATG is encoded by the coding sequence ATGGACATGGAAGTCACCGCCTGGCATTCGCTGCACAGCGCGATCAACGCCCAGCAGGGCGACCGGCCCCCGTTCTCCCCGGCGAGCCTGCGCAGGATCGCCGCCTTCGCCCGCCCGCACCGGCGCGGGCTGACCTTCTTCCTGCTGCTCAGCGTGGTGGGCGCGCTGCTGGCGGTGGCCACCCCGCTGCTGGCCAGCCGGATCGTGGACGCGATCGTCCAGGGGGCGAAGGCGGGCGGCGACGGCGACACCGGGGAGGTGACCCGGCTCGCGCTGCTGATCGCGGTGATCGCGGTGGCCGAGGCGGGGCTGGGCCTGCTGACCCGCAAGCTCTCCGCGACGCTCGGGGAGGGCCTGATCCTCGACCTGCGCCGGGCGGTCTTCGACCACGTCCAGCGGATGCCGGTGGCCTTCTTCACCCGGACCCGGACGGGCGCCCTGGTCAGCCGGCTCAACAACGACGTGATCGGTGCCCAGCGGGCGTTCAGCAACACCCTGTCCGGGGTGGTGTCCAACGTGGTGACCCTGCTGCTGACCCTGGGGGTGATGCTGAGCATCTCGTGGCAGATCACCCTGCTGGCACTGGCGCTGCTGCCGGTGTTCGTCCTGCCGGCCCGCCGGATGGGCACCCGGATGGCCGGGATGCAGCGGGAGGCCTCGGCGCTGAACGCGGCGATGGGCACGCAGATGACGGAACGGTTCTCCGCGCCCGGCGCCACCCTCGTCAAGCTGTTCGGGCGGCCCGCCGACGAGTCGGCCGAGTTCGCGGCCCGCGCGGCCCGGGTCCGGGACATCGGCATCCGTACGGCGATGGCCCAGTCGGCGTTCATCACGGCCCTCACCCTGGTCTCGGCGCTGGCCCTGGCCCTGGTCTACGGCCTGGGCGGCTACTACGCCCTGCGCGGCGGCCTGGAGGCGGGCTCGGTCGTCGCCCTGGCCCTGCTCCTGACCCGGCTGTACGCCCCGCTGACCGCGCTGGCCGGGGCCCGCGTCGAGGTGATGAGCGCGATGGTCAGCTTCGAGCGGGTCTTCGAGATCCTGGACCTGAAGCCGCTGATCGCCGAGAAGCCGGACGCCCGCCGGGTGCCCGAGGGCCCCGTGGCGGTGGAGTTCGACCGGGTCTCCTTCGGCTACCCCTCCCCCGACAAGGTCTCGCTGGCCTCCCTGGAGGAGGTGGCCGTCCTCGACGCCCGCGGCGGCACGCAGGTGCTGCACGAGGTGTCCTTCCGTGCCGAACCCGGCCAGATGATCGCCCTGGTCGGCTCCTCCGGCGCCGGCAAGTCCACCATCGCCCAGCTGCTCCCCCGCCTCTACGACGCCGACGCGGGCGCGGTGCGCCTGGGCGGGATCGACGTGCGCGACCTCACGGCGGACTCGATCCGCGACACCCTGGGCATGGTCACCCAGGACGGGCACCTGTTCCACGAGTCGGTACGGGCCAACCTGCTGCTGGCCCGGCCCGGTGCGGCCGAGGAGGACCTGTGGGAGGCCCTGCGCCGCTCGCGCCTCGACGGCCTGGTCGCCTCCCTCCCGGACGGCCTGGACACCGTGGTCGGCGAGCGCGGCTACCGGCTGTCGGGCGGGGAGCGGCAGCGGCTGACCATCGCCCGGCTGCTGCTGGCCCGGCAGCGGGTGGTGATCCTGGACGAGGCCACCGCCCATCTGGACTCCACCTCCGAGGCGGCCGTCCAGGAGGCGCTGGCCGAGGCGCTGGCGGGGCGGACGGCGGTGGTGATCGCGCACCGGCTGTCCACCGTGCAGGCCGCCGATCTGATCCTGGTGGTGGAGGAGGGCCGCATCGTGGAACGCGGCACCCACGCCGAGCTGCTGGCGTCGGGCGGGCGCTACGAGGAGCTGTACCGCACCCAGTTCGCGACGCGGGGCACGGCCGCGACGGGCTGA
- a CDS encoding AEC family transporter — MGGAAALEKLVPVLLAFGGGVLLARRKTVPAEASKAFSDYAFLFAVPCYLFGNIYAADLGALFDWRAIGAYAAAAALAVLLVVLGASAFGVREPRAVALRVMAGVQVNTAYFAVPVFITFFGTAAPIFPVLLFQVCVLSLVVIALMELGRADGGGPAARLSRALAASLATPLVLACNAGIVLNLLSVHVPKVLLDGASFVGDSASPVALFALGLHLGGAGLDVRGTTREEAALIAFKCLAFPLLAWAVCAGLFGVRGPWLAYLVLIAAMPTPQNLFIFAQRYDVGVGLSASVVIKSSVVSLLLLPLWLQTVAS, encoded by the coding sequence ATGGGCGGGGCAGCCGCACTCGAGAAACTGGTGCCGGTCCTGCTGGCCTTCGGCGGCGGGGTCCTGCTCGCCCGCCGCAAGACCGTCCCGGCGGAGGCCTCCAAGGCCTTCTCCGACTACGCCTTCCTCTTCGCGGTCCCCTGCTACCTCTTCGGCAACATCTACGCCGCCGACCTGGGCGCCCTGTTCGACTGGCGGGCCATCGGCGCTTACGCGGCCGCCGCCGCGCTCGCCGTGCTCCTCGTGGTCCTCGGCGCCTCCGCCTTCGGCGTGCGGGAGCCCCGGGCGGTGGCGCTGCGCGTGATGGCCGGGGTCCAGGTCAACACCGCCTACTTCGCCGTCCCCGTCTTCATCACCTTCTTCGGCACGGCCGCCCCGATCTTCCCGGTGCTGCTGTTCCAGGTGTGCGTGCTCTCCCTCGTGGTGATCGCCCTGATGGAACTGGGCCGTGCCGACGGGGGCGGACCCGCGGCCCGCCTCTCCCGGGCCCTGGCCGCCTCCCTGGCCACCCCGCTCGTCCTGGCCTGCAACGCGGGCATCGTGCTCAACCTGCTGTCGGTGCACGTCCCCAAGGTGCTCCTCGACGGCGCCTCGTTCGTCGGCGACAGCGCCTCCCCGGTGGCCCTGTTCGCCCTCGGACTGCACCTCGGCGGAGCGGGCCTGGACGTCCGGGGCACCACCCGCGAGGAGGCCGCCCTGATCGCCTTCAAGTGCCTGGCCTTCCCCCTGCTGGCCTGGGCGGTGTGCGCGGGGCTCTTCGGGGTCCGGGGGCCGTGGCTGGCCTACCTCGTCCTGATCGCCGCGATGCCGACCCCGCAGAACCTCTTCATCTTCGCCCAGCGCTACGACGTCGGGGTCGGCCTCTCCGCCTCGGTCGTGATCAAGAGCTCGGTGGTCTCCCTCCTGCTCCTGCCCCTCTGGCTCCAGACGGTCGCTTCCTAG
- a CDS encoding acyltransferase family protein has translation MSAPAALRRAAGRIDRRTPVHRDRAVDGLRALALLAVPTGHWLLGGFTLDPEGGLHNASPLSAVGALAPASWVLQMLGIFFLVGGYASVLSFRRRPGSTRAWLKGRMVRLGRPVLGVTAVWALAAPVLYAAGVPEATLRTGATLVVQPLWFVGVYAVVTALTPYCVRAAGRLGGWAAAPLLVSVAVVDFLRYGPLAGSVPSWLSLLNVLPGWLFAYQLGVSWGERRIGRRGAWLLLAGGAALFAVLLAVFHYPASMVGVPGAARTNSHPPSLLVLALASAQSGAAILLRDRLARLLARPALWAPVVVVNLSAMTILCWHQTAMLAAAVPASLSGGPVAGLTTAPDGPGWIAARMVWLPVFAVLLVGIARYARRFEVASAPGRRGSAARAAVAGVLAAGFGVFALGLA, from the coding sequence ATGAGCGCGCCGGCCGCCCTGCGGCGGGCCGCCGGGCGGATCGACCGGCGGACTCCGGTCCACCGGGACCGGGCGGTCGACGGGCTGCGGGCGCTCGCGCTGCTGGCGGTGCCGACCGGGCACTGGCTGCTCGGCGGTTTCACCCTGGACCCGGAGGGCGGGCTGCACAACGCCAGCCCGCTGTCGGCCGTCGGCGCCCTCGCCCCGGCGAGCTGGGTGCTCCAGATGCTCGGCATCTTCTTCCTGGTCGGCGGTTACGCCTCGGTGCTCTCGTTCCGCCGTCGGCCGGGCTCGACCCGGGCCTGGCTGAAGGGGCGGATGGTGCGGCTGGGGCGGCCGGTGCTGGGGGTGACGGCGGTGTGGGCGCTGGCCGCGCCGGTGCTGTACGCGGCCGGGGTTCCGGAGGCCACGCTGCGGACGGGGGCGACCCTGGTGGTCCAGCCGTTGTGGTTCGTGGGGGTGTACGCGGTGGTGACGGCGCTGACCCCGTACTGCGTCCGGGCGGCGGGCCGGCTGGGCGGCTGGGCGGCGGCCCCGCTGCTGGTGTCGGTGGCGGTGGTGGACTTCCTGCGCTACGGGCCGCTCGCCGGGTCGGTGCCGTCCTGGCTGTCCCTGCTGAACGTGCTGCCGGGCTGGCTGTTCGCCTATCAGCTGGGCGTCTCGTGGGGTGAGCGGCGGATCGGCCGGCGCGGGGCGTGGCTGCTGCTGGCGGGCGGGGCGGCGCTGTTCGCGGTGCTGCTGGCGGTGTTCCACTACCCGGCCTCGATGGTGGGCGTGCCGGGTGCGGCGCGGACCAACTCGCATCCGCCGTCGCTGCTGGTCCTGGCGCTGGCCTCGGCGCAGTCGGGGGCGGCGATCCTGCTGCGGGACCGGCTGGCGCGGCTGCTGGCCCGGCCGGCGCTGTGGGCGCCGGTGGTGGTGGTCAACCTGTCGGCGATGACGATCCTGTGCTGGCACCAGACGGCGATGCTGGCGGCGGCCGTGCCGGCCTCCTTGTCCGGCGGGCCGGTGGCCGGGCTGACGACGGCGCCCGACGGTCCGGGGTGGATCGCGGCGCGGATGGTGTGGCTGCCGGTGTTCGCGGTGCTGCTGGTGGGGATCGCCCGGTATGCGCGCCGGTTCGAGGTGGCGTCGGCGCCGGGACGGCGGGGGTCGGCGGCCCGGGCGGCCGTGGCGGGGGTGCTGGCGGCGGGGTTCGGGGTGTTCGCGTTGGGGCTGGCGTAG
- a CDS encoding GNAT family N-acetyltransferase, producing the protein MAKVRPARPGEAAALTALIRRSKAHWGYGARFLAACAQELRVGEEELTVRRIVVAESARGELLGVASLEDVDAGAGGEAGDGPRTARLGLLFVEPSVIGRGVGRLLYLDAVRRAAALGSRRLLIDADPHAAGFYRAMGAVPAAGSPPGLVRFTVAPAPLARWARAWTGGGAAVHVGNVAEFNAQFADASLGRGQRAAHDYSCLAAFYSPRPAALVLPRPVPRWWAGAVGRALGWGPEVEVYDALAGPGPGLSEAVLARPALAGRVRGAGLPLVPWGLTEPYARLAGLPWRPDALRYESKSAAHALFARILADGGHPEVTLPAQWRTGSRRAAVRRAAARARAGESTVLKSEHGVGGSGTTLVTPGLLRAAGGARALRGRLPRGPLLVEEYVHGPADAGADADADAPRDLTYDGFVDGEGHPHRVGAALMDVAGGGYRGATVGPGVVPAHLEGPLLGFGAAVGRELAAAGHRGWFDVDFVVDTAGRLAPTEANLRLTGPSVAFMVAARLDALRGAGHLVRIADRVELGARLPEAQLEEVCGALARDCAALGAVFVPAIPTGAFDPAPWLGVLVAAHSREVLDAAGALVRERARAVGEDFAAGERGQPSEPEGGAAGRRVR; encoded by the coding sequence ATGGCAAAGGTCAGGCCCGCGCGGCCCGGAGAGGCGGCGGCGCTGACCGCGCTGATCAGGCGGTCCAAGGCGCACTGGGGCTACGGCGCGCGGTTCCTCGCGGCGTGCGCGCAGGAACTGCGGGTCGGGGAGGAGGAGCTCACGGTCCGGCGGATCGTGGTGGCCGAGAGCGCACGCGGGGAACTGCTGGGCGTCGCCTCCCTCGAGGACGTCGACGCGGGCGCGGGGGGCGAGGCCGGTGACGGGCCCCGGACGGCGCGGCTGGGGCTGCTGTTCGTGGAGCCGTCCGTGATCGGCCGGGGTGTGGGGCGGCTGCTGTACCTGGACGCCGTGCGGCGGGCCGCCGCGCTGGGGTCGCGGCGGCTGCTGATCGACGCCGACCCCCATGCGGCGGGCTTCTACCGGGCGATGGGCGCGGTCCCGGCGGCGGGCTCACCGCCGGGGCTGGTCCGGTTCACGGTGGCGCCCGCCCCGCTCGCGCGGTGGGCGCGGGCCTGGACGGGCGGGGGCGCGGCGGTGCACGTGGGCAACGTCGCCGAGTTCAATGCCCAGTTCGCCGACGCCTCCCTCGGCCGCGGACAGCGGGCCGCGCACGACTACTCCTGCCTGGCCGCCTTCTACAGCCCCCGTCCGGCCGCGCTGGTCCTGCCGCGGCCGGTGCCCCGCTGGTGGGCCGGTGCGGTCGGGCGCGCACTGGGCTGGGGGCCGGAGGTGGAGGTGTACGACGCTCTGGCCGGGCCGGGCCCGGGCCTGTCGGAGGCGGTGCTGGCCCGGCCGGCGCTGGCCGGGCGGGTCAGGGGAGCCGGGCTGCCGCTCGTACCGTGGGGGCTGACGGAGCCGTACGCGCGGCTCGCCGGTCTGCCGTGGCGGCCGGACGCGCTGCGGTACGAGTCGAAGTCCGCGGCCCACGCCCTGTTCGCCCGGATCCTGGCGGACGGGGGCCATCCGGAGGTCACCCTGCCCGCGCAGTGGCGGACGGGATCGCGCCGGGCGGCGGTGCGCCGGGCGGCGGCTCGGGCCCGGGCGGGCGAGAGCACCGTTCTCAAATCGGAGCACGGTGTGGGGGGTTCGGGCACCACCCTGGTGACGCCCGGGCTGCTCCGGGCGGCCGGCGGGGCCCGGGCGCTGCGGGGGCGGCTGCCGCGCGGCCCGCTGCTGGTGGAGGAGTACGTGCACGGCCCGGCGGACGCGGGCGCGGACGCGGACGCGGACGCACCACGGGATCTGACCTACGACGGGTTCGTGGACGGCGAGGGCCACCCGCACCGGGTCGGGGCGGCGCTGATGGACGTGGCCGGCGGGGGCTACCGCGGTGCCACGGTGGGCCCGGGGGTGGTGCCCGCGCACCTGGAGGGGCCGCTGCTGGGGTTCGGGGCGGCGGTGGGCCGGGAGCTGGCCGCGGCCGGCCACCGGGGCTGGTTCGACGTGGACTTCGTGGTGGACACGGCGGGGCGGCTCGCGCCGACCGAGGCGAACCTGCGGCTCACCGGCCCGTCGGTGGCGTTCATGGTGGCTGCCCGGCTCGACGCGCTGCGCGGTGCGGGGCACCTGGTGCGGATCGCGGACCGGGTGGAGCTGGGCGCCCGGCTGCCGGAGGCCCAGCTGGAGGAGGTGTGCGGCGCCCTGGCGCGGGACTGCGCCGCTCTCGGGGCCGTGTTCGTGCCGGCGATCCCGACGGGGGCGTTCGACCCGGCGCCGTGGCTGGGCGTGCTGGTGGCTGCGCACAGCCGGGAGGTGCTGGACGCGGCCGGGGCGCTGGTCCGGGAGCGGGCCCGGGCGGTGGGCGAGGACTTCGCCGCCGGGGAGCGGGGTCAGCCGTCGGAGCCGGAAGGCGGGGCGGCGGGCCGACGGGTGAGGTAG
- a CDS encoding AMP-binding protein, whose product MTQASSSAGPGRPAADTVLERFEQWARDTPGAPAVITPGGPLSYAGLDTAANRLAHHLLARRLPGGARIAIAPTRREETVLALLASLKAGAAYALVDPADTRTARDQLLALAPDLLLTDAAGAARLDLGKGLPALLADAEAEAIAAGPGHPPARAAQPAPAAILFTATAVPRPVPVGHALLLAAHEAWAQLARLTPEDRHLFTGGPDLTAFAAGWTRALCAGGALVLPQGPAWTPAEIPEAVSEYEVSALHTDPGGALRLLDRSLDPAGAARRGRREPAPRLSALRLLTVTGDRLYLDQQTALQDRLRPGARVLGVYGPTEAAGAGTWFELPQLPRLLDEPERLSLLGTPFPGSRVELRAGELLLTPPGGGEALATGDLAVLRPDGLLEFAGRLRDRITLADGSPLDPHPAESALRTHPGVGAAVLTPVGSRGNTRLVAYVAPPPDGSGRDGNGAPVDADGLREHLAGRVPSAAIPVRVVRLPTLPRTRAGQEDRAAVPQPPQPGARPVGGGKYGASAGGELPGCFGFGCAAVPLTVVALFATDLIWPGSTDLTGVPGPWSFLFSVLYLFECSAFAAGLLFLFAGRRRMSRPGPGRRLTAAAHLAVAYLLLAWWPQDNLYRLAAKHDWPRQAALVYSFNIPLMIAALIVAVYLTRRPAAPPSGSDG is encoded by the coding sequence ATGACGCAGGCATCGTCCTCCGCCGGCCCCGGCCGGCCCGCCGCCGACACCGTCCTGGAGCGCTTCGAGCAGTGGGCCCGCGACACCCCCGGGGCCCCCGCCGTCATCACACCGGGCGGTCCCCTCTCCTACGCCGGACTCGACACGGCCGCCAACCGGCTCGCCCACCACCTCCTCGCCCGGCGACTGCCCGGCGGCGCCCGCATCGCCATCGCCCCCACCCGCCGCGAGGAGACCGTCCTCGCCCTCCTGGCCTCCCTCAAGGCGGGCGCCGCCTACGCCCTGGTCGACCCCGCCGACACCCGCACCGCGCGCGACCAGCTCCTCGCCCTGGCGCCCGACCTGCTGCTCACCGACGCCGCGGGCGCGGCCCGCCTGGACCTGGGCAAGGGCTTGCCGGCCCTCCTCGCGGACGCGGAGGCCGAGGCGATCGCGGCCGGGCCGGGCCACCCTCCGGCCCGCGCCGCGCAGCCCGCCCCGGCGGCAATCCTGTTCACCGCGACCGCCGTGCCCCGCCCCGTCCCCGTCGGCCACGCCCTGCTCCTCGCCGCCCACGAGGCCTGGGCCCAGCTCGCCCGCCTGACCCCCGAGGACCGCCACCTGTTCACCGGCGGCCCGGACCTCACGGCCTTCGCCGCCGGCTGGACCCGCGCCCTGTGCGCCGGAGGCGCCCTCGTCCTGCCCCAGGGCCCGGCCTGGACGCCCGCCGAGATACCGGAAGCCGTCTCGGAGTACGAGGTCAGCGCACTGCACACCGACCCCGGGGGTGCCCTGCGCCTCCTCGACCGCAGCCTCGACCCGGCCGGCGCCGCCCGCCGGGGCCGGCGCGAACCCGCGCCGCGGCTGTCGGCCCTGCGTCTGCTCACCGTCACCGGCGACCGGCTCTACCTCGACCAGCAGACCGCCCTCCAGGACCGGCTCCGCCCGGGCGCCCGCGTCCTCGGCGTCTACGGCCCCACCGAGGCGGCCGGCGCCGGCACCTGGTTCGAACTGCCGCAGCTGCCCCGCCTCCTGGACGAACCCGAACGGCTCTCCCTGCTGGGCACCCCGTTCCCCGGCAGCCGCGTCGAACTGCGGGCCGGGGAGCTGCTCCTGACTCCGCCGGGCGGCGGCGAGGCCCTGGCCACCGGGGACCTGGCCGTGCTCCGCCCGGACGGGCTGCTGGAGTTCGCCGGACGCCTGCGCGACCGGATCACCCTCGCCGACGGCAGCCCCCTCGACCCGCATCCGGCCGAGTCCGCCCTGCGCACCCACCCCGGCGTCGGCGCCGCCGTCCTGACCCCCGTCGGCAGTCGCGGCAACACCCGGCTCGTCGCGTACGTCGCCCCGCCCCCCGACGGCTCCGGCCGGGACGGCAACGGCGCCCCCGTGGACGCCGACGGGCTCCGCGAACACCTCGCGGGCCGGGTGCCGTCCGCCGCGATCCCGGTCCGCGTCGTGCGTCTGCCCACCCTGCCCCGCACCCGGGCGGGCCAGGAGGACCGGGCGGCGGTCCCGCAGCCCCCGCAGCCGGGGGCCCGGCCCGTGGGCGGCGGCAAGTACGGGGCGTCGGCGGGCGGGGAGCTGCCCGGCTGCTTCGGCTTCGGCTGCGCGGCGGTGCCGCTGACCGTGGTCGCCCTGTTCGCCACCGACCTGATCTGGCCCGGCTCCACCGACCTCACCGGGGTGCCCGGCCCGTGGTCGTTCCTTTTCTCCGTCCTGTACCTCTTCGAGTGCTCGGCCTTCGCCGCGGGCCTGCTGTTCCTGTTCGCGGGCCGCCGGCGGATGTCGCGCCCGGGACCGGGCCGGCGCCTGACGGCCGCCGCCCACCTGGCCGTGGCCTACCTGCTGCTGGCCTGGTGGCCGCAGGACAACCTCTACCGGCTCGCGGCCAAGCACGACTGGCCGCGGCAGGCCGCCCTCGTCTACTCCTTCAACATCCCGCTGATGATCGCCGCTCTGATCGTGGCCGTCTACCTCACCCGTCGGCCCGCCGCCCCGCCTTCCGGCTCCGACGGCTGA
- a CDS encoding DUF350 domain-containing protein, whose product MSDIVNGLGRTTAYGALGLVLLILGIVLVDVLTPGKLPRQIWEERNRNAALLLSSALLGIGGIVFTSIWTTYEDFGKGLLSTAAFGLLGLVLMAVAFLVLDLVTPGKLGAIVVDPEPHPAVWVTACCNLAVAAIVAASIA is encoded by the coding sequence ATGAGCGACATCGTCAACGGACTCGGCCGTACGACCGCCTACGGCGCCCTCGGACTGGTCCTGCTGATCCTCGGTATCGTGCTGGTGGACGTGCTGACCCCCGGGAAGCTCCCCAGGCAGATCTGGGAGGAGCGCAACCGCAACGCGGCCCTGCTGCTCAGCTCCGCGCTCCTGGGCATCGGCGGCATCGTCTTCACCTCGATCTGGACGACGTACGAGGACTTCGGCAAGGGCCTGCTGTCCACGGCGGCCTTCGGCCTGCTCGGCCTGGTCCTGATGGCCGTGGCCTTCCTGGTGCTGGACCTGGTGACCCCGGGCAAGCTCGGCGCCATCGTGGTCGACCCCGAGCCGCACCCGGCCGTCTGGGTCACCGCCTGCTGCAACCTCGCCGTCGCCGCGATCGTGGCCGCCTCCATCGCCTGA
- a CDS encoding response regulator, protein MTIRVIIVDDQAMVRAGFAALLSAQADIDVVGEAADGREGVRLARTVHPDVVLMDVRMPELDGLSAAREVLDPPPGVTHRPKVLMLTTFDIDDYVYEALRAGASGFLLKDAPPADLIAAVRVVASGEALLAPSVTRRLIADFVRQRPAPRKDPALRLNGLTPRETEVLELIARGLSNQEIAAHLVLAEQTVKTHIGRVLGKLDLRDRAQAVIFAYEAGLVRPGDAG, encoded by the coding sequence TTGACCATCCGAGTGATCATCGTCGACGACCAGGCCATGGTGCGCGCGGGGTTCGCCGCGCTCTTGTCGGCGCAGGCCGACATCGACGTCGTGGGCGAGGCCGCCGACGGCCGGGAGGGCGTGCGGCTCGCGAGGACCGTGCACCCGGACGTGGTGCTGATGGACGTACGGATGCCGGAGCTGGACGGGCTCTCGGCGGCCCGGGAGGTCCTGGACCCGCCGCCGGGGGTGACGCACCGTCCGAAGGTGCTGATGCTGACCACCTTCGACATCGACGACTACGTGTACGAGGCGCTGCGCGCGGGCGCGTCCGGGTTCCTGCTGAAGGACGCCCCGCCCGCCGACCTGATCGCGGCCGTCCGGGTGGTGGCCTCGGGCGAGGCGCTGCTGGCGCCCTCGGTGACGCGCCGGCTGATCGCGGACTTCGTGCGGCAGCGGCCGGCGCCGCGCAAGGATCCGGCGCTGCGGCTGAACGGTCTGACCCCGCGCGAGACGGAGGTGCTGGAGCTGATCGCGCGGGGGCTGTCGAACCAGGAGATCGCCGCGCATCTGGTCCTGGCGGAGCAGACGGTCAAGACCCATATCGGGCGGGTGCTGGGCAAGCTGGACCTGCGCGACCGGGCGCAGGCGGTGATCTTCGCGTACGAGGCGGGGCTGGTGCGTCCCGGCGACGCGGGGTAG
- a CDS encoding sensor histidine kinase → MRFTPRVPGRARTTPAAAGRGQGNGRSKGKGKGREKAEGAGRFGQLAAALRTPARPGEPLLARAPRRWQRLLPFTGAGVFVVVLLPVTVAVLTNDYRLGGGWAGALGVAQTVPLLLAVTRPVPAWAAVLAADLAGAVLLGFTDGVAGRPWPWPPMEIVGYLVLMACLGLRESVRTLVGVWLATGAAGVVLGFAAPDGVTNTGALLFVLGGVVLALTGALRGLGDARQRIAEQESISGAERARRTLLEERARIARELHDVVAHHMSVITVQADSAPYRLPGMEEPVREEFAAIAASARESLGEMRRLLTVLRGDGSDGGADAAGAAGGERAPQPGVGRIQQLVEATVRAGQPVELSLAPGVAEAARADPAVDLSAYRIVQEALANVVRHAPGARTRVSVTHSAGEGEVLVLVVNGPAPEPLVALEGAGTGTGHGLVGMRERVRLTGGTLDTGPLPEGGFRVAARLPLTSRTEDSS, encoded by the coding sequence ATGAGGTTCACACCGCGCGTCCCCGGCCGCGCCCGCACGACCCCGGCGGCGGCAGGCAGGGGCCAGGGCAACGGCAGGAGCAAGGGCAAGGGCAAGGGCAGGGAGAAGGCTGAGGGCGCGGGCCGGTTCGGGCAGCTGGCCGCGGCGCTGCGGACGCCGGCCCGGCCGGGCGAGCCGCTGCTGGCGCGGGCGCCGCGCCGCTGGCAGCGGCTGCTGCCCTTTACCGGCGCGGGCGTCTTCGTGGTGGTGCTGCTCCCCGTGACCGTCGCGGTGCTGACCAACGACTACCGGCTGGGCGGCGGGTGGGCGGGGGCCCTGGGCGTGGCGCAGACGGTGCCGCTGCTGCTCGCGGTGACCCGGCCGGTGCCCGCCTGGGCGGCGGTGCTGGCCGCCGACCTGGCCGGGGCGGTGCTGCTGGGCTTCACCGACGGGGTGGCGGGGCGTCCCTGGCCGTGGCCGCCGATGGAGATCGTCGGGTACCTGGTGCTGATGGCCTGCCTGGGGCTGCGGGAGTCGGTCCGGACGCTGGTCGGGGTGTGGCTGGCGACGGGGGCGGCCGGAGTGGTGCTCGGGTTCGCCGCGCCGGACGGGGTGACGAACACGGGGGCCCTGCTGTTCGTGCTCGGCGGCGTCGTGCTGGCGCTGACCGGTGCGCTGCGCGGGCTGGGCGACGCCCGGCAACGGATCGCGGAGCAGGAGAGCATCAGCGGGGCCGAGCGGGCGCGGCGCACGCTGCTGGAGGAACGGGCGCGCATCGCACGGGAGTTGCACGACGTGGTGGCCCACCACATGTCGGTGATCACGGTGCAGGCCGACTCCGCGCCGTACCGGCTGCCGGGGATGGAGGAGCCGGTGCGCGAGGAGTTCGCTGCGATCGCGGCGAGCGCCCGCGAGTCGCTGGGCGAGATGCGGCGGCTGCTGACGGTGCTGCGCGGGGACGGGAGCGACGGCGGCGCGGACGCAGCGGGGGCGGCCGGCGGGGAGCGGGCGCCGCAGCCCGGGGTCGGGCGGATCCAGCAGCTGGTGGAGGCGACCGTGCGGGCCGGGCAGCCGGTGGAGCTGTCCCTGGCGCCGGGCGTGGCGGAGGCGGCGCGGGCGGACCCGGCCGTGGACCTGTCGGCGTACCGGATCGTGCAGGAGGCCCTGGCGAACGTGGTGCGGCACGCGCCGGGGGCGCGGACCCGGGTGTCGGTGACGCACTCCGCCGGGGAGGGGGAGGTGCTCGTGCTGGTGGTCAACGGCCCGGCGCCGGAGCCGCTGGTGGCGCTGGAGGGGGCGGGTACGGGGACGGGGCACGGCCTGGTGGGGATGCGCGAGCGCGTACGGTTGACCGGCGGGACCCTGGACACGGGCCCGCTGCCCGAGGGCGGTTTCCGGGTCGCCGCCCGGCTGCCGCTGACCTCCCGGACCGAGGACTCCAGTTGA